A single genomic interval of Zingiber officinale cultivar Zhangliang chromosome 4A, Zo_v1.1, whole genome shotgun sequence harbors:
- the LOC121972261 gene encoding uncharacterized protein LOC121972261, which translates to MAQEKMKKNRDEMEGKREAETKASNAGDGRVHSTSQALELDLLGIAKAKPVSPKRPERVFPCNYCRRTFYSSQALGGHQNAHKRERSLNNRGVAADVPEYGTFPFPHYSGRRIGVQVRSMIHKPYVGAPLAADAAGGLLYGQRRHEYFRFYAAAGRVPQPLPLQVAKSEEASTSFDRKQEELTNLDLTLRL; encoded by the coding sequence ATGGCacaggagaagatgaagaagaacagAGACGAAATGGAGGGAAAGAGAGAAGCAGAGACGAAGGCCAGTAACGCCGGCGACGGCCGGGTGCACTCGACGTCGCAGGCCCTCGAGCTCGACCTGCTCGGCATCGCGAAGGCCAAGCCGGTCTCTCCGAAACGCCCGGAACGGGTGTTCCCCTGCAACTACTGCAGGAGGACGTTCTACAGCTCGCAGGCGCTCGGCGGCCACCAGAACGCGCACAAACGCGAGCGCAGCCTCAACAATCGCGGAGTCGCCGCCGATGTTCCGGAGTACGGGACATTTCCGTTTCCACACTACTCAGGACGCAGGATCGGTGTCCAAGTGCGCTCCATGATTCACAAGCCGTACGTCGGAGCGCCGTTGGCTGCCGACGCCGCCGGCGGGCTGCTATATGGGCAGCGTCGCCACGAGTATTTTCGGTTCTACGCTGCGGCGGGGAGAGTTCCACAGCCGCTGCCGCTTCAGGTGGCCAAATCGGAGGAGGCGTCGACATCATTCGATAGGAAGCAGGAAGAGTTGACTAATCTTGACTTGACTCTTAGGCTTTAG